The Panthera uncia isolate 11264 chromosome C1 unlocalized genomic scaffold, Puncia_PCG_1.0 HiC_scaffold_3, whole genome shotgun sequence genome includes a region encoding these proteins:
- the DLX1 gene encoding homeobox protein DLX-1 isoform X1, translated as MTMTTMPESLNSPVSGKAVFMEFGPPNQQMSPSPMSHGHYSMHCLHSAGHSQPDGAYSSASSFSRPLGYPYVNSVSSHASSPYISSVQSYPGSASLAQSRLEDPGADSEKSTVVEGGEVRFNGKGKKIRKPRTIYSSLQLQALNRRFQQTQYLALPERAELAASLGLTQTQVKIWFQNKRSKFKKLMKQGGAALEGSALANGRALSAASPPVPPGWNPNTSSGKGSGGSAGSYIPSYTSWYPSAHQEAMQQPQLM; from the exons ATGACCATGACCACCATGCCAGAAAGTCTCAACAGCCCCGTGTCGGGCAAGGCGGTGTTTATGGAGTTTGGGCCACCCAACCAGCAAATGTCTCCTTCTCCCATGTCCCACGGGCACTACTCCATGCACTGTTTACATTCGGCGGGCCATTCGCAGCCCGACGGCGCTTACAGCTCGGCCTCGTCTTTCTCCCGACCGCTGGGCTACCCCTACGTCAACTCGGTCAGCAGCCACGCGTCCAGCCCCTACATCAGTTCGGTGCAGTCCTACCCGGGCAGCGCCAGCCTCGCCCAGAGCCGCCTGGAGGACCCAG GGGCTGACTCCGAGAAGAGCACGGTGGTGGAAGGCGGTGAAGTGCGCTTCAATGGCAAGGGGAAAAAGATCCGCAAACCCAGGACGATTTATTCCAGTTTGCAGTTGCAGGCTTTGAACCGGAGGTTCCAGCAAACTCAGTACCTAGCTCTGCCCGAGAGGGCGGAGCTCGCGGCCTCCTTGGGACTCACGCAGACGCAG GTCAAGATCTGGTTCCAGAACAAGCGTTCCAAGTTCAAGAAACTGATGAAGCAGGGCGGGGCGGCTCTGGAGGGTAGCGCACTGGCCAACGGCCGGGCGCTGTCTGCCGCCTCCCCGCCAGTGCCGCCCGGCTGGAACCCCAACACCTCATCCGGGAAGGGCTCGGGCGGCAGCGCGGGCTCCTACATCCCCAGCTACACGTCGTGGTACCCCTCGGCGCACCAAGAAGCTATGCAGCAACCCCAACTCATGTGA
- the DLX1 gene encoding homeobox protein DLX-1 isoform X2, whose protein sequence is MTMTTMPESLNSPVSGKAVFMEFGPPNQQMSPSPMSHGHYSMHCLHSAGHSQPDGAYSSASSFSRPLGYPYVNSVSSHASSPYISSVQSYPGSASLAQSRLEDPGQDLVPEQAFQVQETDEAGRGGSGG, encoded by the exons ATGACCATGACCACCATGCCAGAAAGTCTCAACAGCCCCGTGTCGGGCAAGGCGGTGTTTATGGAGTTTGGGCCACCCAACCAGCAAATGTCTCCTTCTCCCATGTCCCACGGGCACTACTCCATGCACTGTTTACATTCGGCGGGCCATTCGCAGCCCGACGGCGCTTACAGCTCGGCCTCGTCTTTCTCCCGACCGCTGGGCTACCCCTACGTCAACTCGGTCAGCAGCCACGCGTCCAGCCCCTACATCAGTTCGGTGCAGTCCTACCCGGGCAGCGCCAGCCTCGCCCAGAGCCGCCTGGAGGACCCAG GTCAAGATCTGGTTCCAGAACAAGCGTTCCAAGTTCAAGAAACTGATGAAGCAGGGCGGGGCGGCTCTGGAGGGTAG